A single region of the Glycine max cultivar Williams 82 chromosome 20, Glycine_max_v4.0, whole genome shotgun sequence genome encodes:
- the LOC100778317 gene encoding histone H4 gives MSGRGKGGKGLGKGGAKRHRKVLRDNIQGITKPAIRRLARRGGVKRISGLIYEETRGVLKIFLENVIRDAVTYTEHARRKTVTAMDVVYALKRQGRTLYGFGG, from the coding sequence ATGTCTGGAAGAGGAAAGGGAGGCAAGGGTCTCGGAAAGGGAGGAGCGAAACGACACCGTAAGGTTCTGAGGGATAACATTCAGGGCATAACGAAGCCCGCAATTCGCCGTCTCGCGAGACGTGGCGGCGTGAAGCGTATCAGTGGTCTCATCTACGAAGAAACCCGCGGTGTTCTCAAGATCTTCCTCGAGAACGTCATTCGCGACGCTGTCACCTACACTGAGCACGCTCGCCGCAAGACCGTCACTGCCATGGACGTTGTTTACGCCCTCAAGAGGCAGGGCAGGACCCTCTACGGTTTCGGCGGTTAG
- the LOC100777782 gene encoding uncharacterized protein — MEEEQTHIMKDSDDMESQEEEEEEREEALSLCDLPLNRNSRTPSLDDMSFKKILRPSSLPDHAGEIFNGFSSSSSSDMCPADDIIFCGKLVPFKAEQPLKNLIAAEEEKSPARRRRSESLSSVTRSNSVSTFTGSRHLMMRNSKSLDYSRLRESAAPEVDRNSSSRSVVPPEAAVKKATKPRWYSLMFGTMKIPPEMELSDMKNRQVRRNPSSTMFLTADSGGKMAVNRSHGKVSWRILKALSCKDHSSVAVTTSFPLPQAS, encoded by the coding sequence ATGGAAGAAGAGCAAACACACATAATGAAAGACTCCGATGACATGGAAtcccaagaagaagaagaagaagaacgagaGGAGGCACTCTCGCTCTGCGACCTTCCACTTAACCGCAATTCCAGAACTCCAAGCTTGGACGACATGTCGTTTAAGAAAATTCTCCGACCGTCCTCGTTACCCGATCACGCCGGCGAGATTTTCAACGGcttcagcagcagcagcagctccGACATGTGCCCCGCCGACGACATCATTTTCTGCGGCAAACTCGTTCCTTTCAAGGCCGAACAGCCGCTGAAAAACCTCATCGCCGCTGAAGAGGAGAAATCTCCCGCGCGCCGCCGGAGATCGGAGTCTCTCTCCTCCGTGACGCGATCGAACAGTGTGAGCACGTTCACCGGTTCTCGCCACCTCATGATGAGGAACAGCAAGAGCTTGGATTATAGCAGGTTGCGAGAGTCTGCGGCGCCGGAGGTTGATCGGAATTCTTCCAGCAGAAGCGTCGTGCCGCCGGAGGCAGCGGTGAAGAAGGCGACGAAGCCGCGCTGGTACTCTCTGATGTTCGGGACGATGAAGATTCCGCCGGAGATGGAGCTCAGCGACATGAAGAACCGGCAGGTTCGCCGAAATCCGTCCAGCACGATGTTTCTCACGGCGGATTCCGGCGGAAAGATGGCCGTGAATCGCAGCCACGGGAAGGTGTCGTGGAGAATACTGAAGGCACTGAGTTGCAAGGATCACAGCAGCGTCGCCGTAACGACGTCGTTTCCGTTACCGCAAGCGTCGTAG